Part of the Thermus sp. LT1-2-5 genome, CCAGTGGTAGAGGGTGAGGAAGGGGGTGATCCCCGCCTCCAGAAGGGCGTCCACCAGTCGGTCGTAAAAGGCGAGGCCCTTGGGGTTGATGCGGCCCCGGCCCTCGGGGAGGATGCGGGGCCAGGCCACGGAGAAGCGGTAGGCGTTTAGGCCCAGCCAGCGCATCCACTCCAGGTCCTCCCGCCACAGCCGATAGTGCTGGCAGGCGGGCTCGCCCGAGCTCCCATCCCGAATGGCCCCAGGGCGCCGGGCAAAGGCGTCCCAGATGGAGGGCCCCCGCCCGTCCTCCTGGGTGGCCCCTTCGATCTGGTAGGCGCTGGTGGCGGCTCCGAAGAGAAAAGGTTCCCGTTCCACGCGCCCCTCCTATCCCTTGACCGCCCCGGCGGTGAGGCCCTGGATGAGCCAGCGTTGCACCAGGAAGAAGAGGAAGAGGACCGGGAGCGTGGCCACCGTGGCGGCGGCCATCACCAGGTCGTAGCGGTTTTGAAAGTTGCCCACGAAGTTGCGGATGCCCACGGGGATGGTGGCGGTGGCCTCGGTGGTGAGGATTTGGGCAAAGAGAAGCTCGTCCCAGGCGGTGAGGAAGATGTAGACGGCGGTGGCGGCGATGCCCGGGAGGGCTAGGGGTAGGATCACCCGGTGACGACTCCTCGGACTGAAGTCCGAGGCTTCTCGGTTTAGGTTGGGGAGAAAGCCTCAACCATCCCCGAAGGCCCCGTCCAGGCCTTAGCCAGGATGTTCCGCGCGGCGGCCACGTCCCGGTGCAGAAGGGTTCCACAAGCGGGGCAGGTGTACTCCCTGACCCACAAGGGTCGCTTCTCCCTGTGGCCGCATTTGGGACAATCCTGGCTCGTGTGTTTGGGGTCTACCCCGATGACCCGCCTACCAGCCTCTTCCGCTTTGTAGGCGAGGATCTGCAAAAACTGTGCCCATCCCGCATCCAAGACTCCCTTGGCAAGAGGGGAGCGGGACAAGCCTTGGATGTTCAGGTCCTCGTGAACGATGGTCCCGTAGCGGTTGACCAGGCTCCTCGCTACCGTGTGGTGAAAATTGAGCCGTTGCCTGGCTATCTTCCTGTGGAGTTTGGCTAGCTCTTCCCTGATCTTCCGGTATCGGTAACTGCCCCGCTTCTTGCGGGATAGCGCCCTCTGCTTCTTCGCCAGCTTCTCCTGGGTTGTCTGGAAGTAGCGGGGCGCTTTGACCTCTTCCCCCTCCGAGGTAACGAGGAAGTTGGGGTTGGTGCCCAGGTCAATGCCCACCGCTTCCTCAGATGGGGGAAGAGGCTTAGGCTCCACCTCGCAGAGGAAAATGATGTACCACGCATCACCTTCCCTTTTTATCGTTGCCGTCTTTATCCTCCCCTCCAGGGGACGGTGTAGCTTGACCTTCACCGAGCCGACGCCATGGATAAGAACCCGCTTCACCCCTTCTTGGAGCTTGACCCCGGTGGCGTAGGCCTGGGGGAAGGTGAAGGAGTCGTAGCGGCTCTTTCCCTTGAAGCGGGGGTAGCCCGCCTTCCCCTTTTTGGCTTTGAGTCGGCGGAAGAAGCCTTGAAAGGCCCGCTCTACCCTTTGGAGGACATCCTGGAGGACTTGGGAGTGGACGCGCTTGTACTCTGGAAGCTCGGCTCGTATCTCTGGGAGCCACCGCGTTTGCTCGGAGAAGGACACGCTTCTCTTCGCCTTCTTGTAGGCCTCTCTCCTCTCCTGCAAGGCGGCGTTGTAGAGGTGGCGGCAGAGGTCCAGGGTGCGCTCCAGGTCCTTGGCCTGGGGTTGGGTGGGGTAGAGGCGGTACTTGAAGGCTTTGCGCATCCCCGTCCTCCACGTAGGATAGCGCGCTTTTCGCTTATCCCGCTATGCGCTCCGAAGGAGCGCGTGGGGGTCCATGGATCCCCGGTTTGAAAACCGGGGCGTTATGGCCCCCACACCCCCTTTTCTGTAAATGGGGATCAGGAAGAGGATCCCCGGGATCACCTGGGTGAGCAAGACGCTCCCCGCAAAAAGCTCCGCCCCGGGGAAGCGGAAGCGGGCCAGGGCGTAGCCCGCCAGGGTGGCCACCCCCAGGGCCAAGAGGGTGGTCAGGCCGCAGACCAGAAGGGAGTTCTTCAGGTACTGGAAAAAGGGCAAGGCCCGCCAGATCTCCAGGTAGTTCCCCCACTGGGCCACCCTGGGAAAGAGGCTTCCCGTGGCCGCTTCCAGCTGGGTCATCAGGGAGGTGTTCACCATCCAAAGGATGGGGAAGAGTTGCCCCAAAAGCCCCAGGGCCAGAACGCCCCAAGCGCCCCACGCAAGCCAACGTTCTTCCCGCATGGTTCACCTCGCCTTCAGGTCCTCGCGGAAGACCCGGTACCAAAAGAGGATGAGCCCCAGCGTCAGGAGCATGTACAGCGTGCTGGCGGCCGCGCCTAGGCCGAAGTTCCACATGCCGAAGGTGTTCCGGAACAGGTTGGTCATGAGGAGGTCGCCCCACTCCCCCGGGTACCCGGCGCCGTGGCCGAACATCATGTAGACGATGTTGAAGCTATATAGGGTCCCAAGAAGGCCGTAGAGGAGCAGGATGGCCGTCACGGGCCGAAGGAGGGGCCAGGTGATGTGCCGAAAGCGCTGCCAGGGGGTAGCCCCGTCCACCTTGGCCGCCTCGTAGAGCTCCTGGGGTACGGTCTGGAGGGCCGCCAAGTAGGTGACCATCACGAAGGGCCAGCTCCGCCACACCGTGGGGAGGACGATGGCCACGAAGGTGAGGGGACCGATGAGCCAGTGGGGCTTTTCGGGGAGCAGGTGGAGGACGTCCACCAAGAGGGTGTTGATGACCCCGTTTTTGAGCCACATGAACCCCCAAAGGAGGCCCACCACGTAGCTGGGCACCACCCAGGGGAGGAGGAAGAGGGTGCGCCACAGCCCCCGCAGGAGGAGGGGGCGGTTGAGGACGTGGGCGAAGAGGAGGCCCAAGGTAAGGGTCAAGGCGTTCACCGCCAGGGCATAGAGCAAGGTGGTGCGCACGGCGTAGAGGAAACCCGTGCGAAAGGTGGACTGGGGGTCAAAGAGGATCTCGCGGTAGTTCTCCAGGCCCACGAAGGGGGCGGCCAGGTACTGCCGCAGGGTGGCTAGCCTGAGGTCCAAAAACCCCATGTAGATCCCCTGGAGCATGGGGCCGTAGTGGACCAGGATCATTCCCAAAAGGGCTGGGCCCACGAAGAGGTAGGCCAGGCCGTAGCGGTGCCAGAAGCGGGACCAGGCGGACATAGGGAAAGAAGGGGGGGCATAAGCCCCCCCACCAGCCTTACCTCAAGGCGCCGTTGATGGCGGTGGAGGCCTTGTCCATGAGGTCTTTGAGGGCTTCCTGGGTGAGCCGCTTTTGCGCCACCAGGTCCCAGGCCATGCCCAGGTGCTGCACCGCCAGGTTCTCCACCCCGCCCCAGCCCGCTAGGGTGGGGTAGGTGCGGCCGAACTGGGCGGCCTGGACGAAGACCCGCATGAGGGGGTTGCCCTGGACCTCGGGGGCGTTCCAGGCGGTGCGGAGGGCGGGGAGCATGCCGCTCATGCGGGCGTAGCTGACCTGGGCCTCCGGGCTACCCAGGTACTTGAGGAGCTCCTTGGCCAGCTCCTTGTTCTTGGAGAAGCTGAAGAGGGCTAGGTTCGAGCCGCCAAAGAAGGTGTACCGCCCCTTGGGCCCTGCGGGGTAGGGGGCCACCCCCATGTTCTTGGCCGCCACCCGCTCGGCGAAGCCCCCCCGGGCCTCGGGCACCTGGGCCCGCTGGATCATCCAAGGACCGCTGGCGAAGACGGCGCACTTCCCCGCCTGGAAATCGGCTTCGATTTGCGCCGTGTTCTTCTCCAGGCTTTCCGCTGGGACATAGCCCTTCTGCGCCAGGGAGAGGAAGAAGTATAGGCCCTGGAGGCTCTCGGGGGTGCTCAGGGCGCTTTGCCACCTCCCCTGCGCCTGCCGCACAATGTCGCCCCCGGCACCCCAGATCCAGGGCGCGGCGTTGTGGAGGACGTCCCAGGAGTTCTTGCCCGGGGTGCAGAGGGGGGCGAGGCGCCCTTTGGTTTCGGGGTCGGTGAAGGAAGAGGCGGCGAGCCGGGCGAGCCCCGCCTCGAAGTTCTGCCAGTTGGCGAACATCTGGGACGGGTTGACCCCCGCCGCCCTAAGGGCGTCGGTCCGGTAGTAAAACGCCCTCAGCTCGGAGAACCAGGGCAAGGCCGTGGCCCGGGCGCTGCCCGCCAGGCGGGTGGTGTTCCAAACCGCGGGCAGGTAGGCCTCCCGGCCGCCTAGGGCTTGGAGCACGTCGTCCAGGGGCTCCAAAACCCCCATGGCGCTGATGGCTCCCACCCAGGTGGTGCCGAGCTGGGTGATGTCGGGGCCCACCCCGCTGGTGGCGGCGGCGGTGATGCGGGTCCAGGCCACGCCCCAGTCCAGGACGGTGACCTTCACCTCCACGTTGTTGGCCCGCTCAAAGGGGGCCACCAGGGCCTTGAAGTCCTCCGCAGGCTGGCCGCTATTGGGCATGATCCAGACCTCGAGGGTCCGTTGGGCTAGGCCGAAGGAAAGGACGAGGAAAAGGCTTGAAAGCGCTTTCTTCCACATGCAAACCTCCTCGCGCAACCCGTCCGTGGGGACGGTCCAGGGGCCTAAGGCCGAAGGGCCGCCGGTTTCCTCAGGCTCTCACCTCCTTTACCGAAGCCCTCTCCACCAGTTGCAGGGAAATAGGGGAGAGGGACGGGGTTTCTCCCTGCAAGAGATCCTTGAGGGCTTGGGCCAGGGCCCGGCCCACCTCCCGTGCGGGCTGGCGCACCGTGGTCAAGGGGGGGATCTGGTAGGCGGCCAGGGGGATGTCGTCGAAGCCCACCAGGGAGAGGTCCTCGGGTACGGAGAGCCCTCGCTCGAAGAGGTAGAGCCGGGCTCCGATGGCGGTCTGGTCGTTGGCGGCGAAGATGGCGGTGGTGTCGGGAAAGCGGGCCAGGAGCTCCCTCGCCGCCTCGTACCCGCCGTCCTCCTGGAGGTTGCCGTAGACCACCCGGGGGGCTAGCCCCAGTTCCCGCATGGCCTTGCGGTAGCCGAGCAAGCGCTCCCGCACGTCCAGACCCCCGCGGTGGCTGGAGATGTGGGCGATGCGGCGGTGCCCCTTTTCCAAGAGGTAGCGGGTGGCCCGGTAGGCGGCCTCCCGGTTGTCCAGGACCAAGGACCAGATCTTAGGCCCAAGGAGGGACTGGCCAAAGGCCAAGACGGGAACCCCTAGGGGTTCCAGGGCGGACTCCTCCAAGGAGGTGCCGAGGAGGACCACGGCCTCCACCCGGTGGCCCTTGAGAAAGTCCAGGGCTTCCAGTTCCCGCACCAGGCTCCAGTGCCCGGGCACGGCGATGGGGCGGAAGGGGGTGGGTTCTAGCTCCAGGGTGATGGCCTCGAGGATGGGCCCGTAGAAGGGGCTCCCGAAGTCGGGAAGGAGGATGCCCACGGCGTAGGAGCGCCCCTTAGCCAGGCTTTGCGCCAGGGGGCTCGGCGTGTAGCCGAGCTCCTCGATGGCCTGGAGCACCGCCCGCACCTTTTCCCGAGACACCCGGGCAGTGCCGTTGAGGACGCGGGAAACCGTGGCGGGGGAAACCCCGGCGCGGCGGGCCACCTCGGCGATGGTGGGGTGGGTGCGCGTCATGGTTTGGAGTGTAGTATAGCAGGGTATGAAAGCGCTTGCAAGATGGCTACCTAACCTTCTGGTTCTCGCTCCAGCCCCCACTTCACCAGGACGAGCCATGAGCGGGAAAGGGATGTGTGCGAGGTTCTACGCTTAGGATTTCGCCCTAAGGCCTCCTTCTTCCTCTTCTCAGGAGTAGCCTCTTGGGTGGCCGTGACCTCTGTAAGGCCGTCCCATACGCGTCCCAAACCGGTGCTCGCCCCAGAAAGGCCTCCCAAGCCCTGGCCGCCCTACACGGTGCTCGGCCAGACTTCGAGGCCCCTACGCCTGGCGGCTGCCCAAAGGTTCCTATCAAAGGCGGCCAAGACCACCGGCACCTCCAGCATCCCTTGCCAAAGCAGGGCTGCAGCCAGATCGACCGCGTCGTAGCCGTGATAAGCGCCTGCACCTGTGGGGTTCCGGCCTTCTCCACATAGCGCTTCACCAAGGCGCTGGTGTCCAAGTACGCCACCCGGGTCACTCTCAGTCCGCTTTTCTGACACACCCCTGAAAATGGCCCCTTACCCTCCACTCGGGAGGTGAGTTCGTGTGAAGCGGCGCGATCTCCTAAAGGGAAGCATTCTGGCCGGAACCCTGGCCTTCCTGCCCCGAGGGGTAGCCCAAGGGGCTCCCCAAAACGCCCCCTCCTTGGGGCGGCGCTACCGCAACCTGATCGTTTTCGTCTATGACGGCTTCTCCTGGGAGGACTACGCCGTGGCCCAGGCCTACGCCCGGCGGCGTCAGGGGCGGGTTTTGGCCCTGGAGCGGCTTCTGGCCCGTTACCCCAACGGCCTCGTGAACACCTATAGCCTCACCAGCTACGTCACCGAGTCCAGCGCCGCGGCCAACGCCATGTCCACGGGGGTGAAGACGGTGAACGGGGGTCTGGCCATCCATGCGGACGGCACCCCCTTGAAGCCCTTCTTCGCTGCCGCCAAGGAGGCGGGAAAGGCGGTGGGCCTGGTGACCACCACCACCGTGACCCACGCCACCCCTGCGGGCTTCGTCATTTCCAACCGCGACCGCAACGCCGAGGCGCAGATCGCCGAGCAGTACTTGGGGTTTGGGGCTGAGGTGTACCTAGGTGGGGGCGATCGGTTCTTCAACCCGGAAAAGCGCCAGGACAAAAAGGACCTCTACGCCGCCTTCGCCCAGGCGGGGTACGGGGTGGTGCGCTCCCTCGAGGAGCTGGCCCGGACCAACGCCAGCAAGCTCTTGGGCGTGTTCTCCGACAGCCATGTTCCCTACGAGGTGGACCGCCGCTTCCAGGGGCTCAAGGTCCCTAGCCTCAAGGAGATGGTGCAGGCGGCCTTGCCCCGTTTGGCCTCGTACCGCAACGGCTTTGTCCTGCAGGTGGAGGCGGGCCGCATCGATCACGCCAACCACATCAACGACCCTGCCGCAGTTCTTTGGGATGTCCTAGCCGCGGACGAAACCCTGGAGCTTCTCACCGCCTTCGTGGACCAGCACCCCGACACCCTCTTGATCCTGGTATCCGACCATGCCACCGGGACGGGAGCCCTCTACGGGGCGGGGCGGAGCTACCTGGAAAGCTCCCAAGGGATTGACCTATTGGAGGCGCAGCGGGCCAGCTTTGAGTACATGCGCCGGCAGCTTGGCGCCAGCCCCGACGCTGCCCAGGTGAAGGAGGCTTACCGGGCCATGAAGGGGGTGGTCCTCACGGACGAGGAGGCGGAAAGGGTGGTGCGGGCCCTGCGCGACCGGGTCCCCTGGCCCGAGGGGGTGCGGCAGGGGGTGCAGCCCGACAACACCATGGCCTGGGCCATGGTGCAGCGCAACGCCGCCAAACCCGATCGGCCCAACTTTGGCTACAACTCGGGCCAGCACACGGCGAGCCCGGTGGTGCTAGCCCTGTATGGGCAGGGCCTCCGCCTCGTGAGCCTGGGCCTGGTGGACAACACCCATGTTTTCCGCCTCATGGGGGAGGCGCTGGGGATCCGCTACCAGAACCCGGTGATGAGCGAGGAAGAGGCCCTGGAGGTCCTGAAGGCCAGGCCCCAGGGCGCGCGCCACCCCGAAGACGTCTGGGCTTAGGGGTTAAAGGCTCCTCCTTCCCCCGCCCCTACAAGGGGCGGGTTTCTCTTAGGGTAGACTTGTCTAGTAAATTGCCTTGTACCCCCAGACTTGACCGATATACGGCTGTAGGGTAAAGAAGGAACATGACCCCGTGCGAGGCTTTGACCCAGATCCCCGACCCCAGGGCCCACCACCGGCAATACCCCCTGTGGGGTCTCTTGGCCCTCATCTTGGCGGCCTTCCTCCGCCGCATGGACTCCTTGAGAGGCGTGTCCCACTTCGCCCGCGCCAACCCCCACCTCCTGCCCCACCTGGGCCCGTGCGAGGTCCCCGGCCACCCCACGGTGACCCCCATCCCGCGCCGTCTGGACTCCCCAAGCCCTGGAGCGGGCCCTCCTCCAGGTCTTTCCCGAGGCGGACCTAGAGGAGGTTCGGGTGGTGGACGGGAAGGGGCTAAGGGGAAGCCGCGAAGGGAGCAGTCCCCAGCTCGAGCGGGTGGAGGGGCTAGCCCTCCATCTGGGCGCCGCCTTGGCCCAGGCGAAGGCGGAAGGGAAAGAAGGGAAGCCCCTCCTAACCCTTCTGGAGCGCCTTGGGGCCGAGGGCTTGGAGGGGAAGCTGTTGGTGGGGGACGCGGGGTACCTGTACCCGGAGGTGACTGGAGGGGTTCAAGGGGATGGAGGCGAGGGGGCTTGGGGAGCTCCTCCCTTTGGGCGCGGGACGTTCTTTTCCGAGAGGACGCCTGCCGGGCGCGGGGAGTGGGGGCGCGGGTCTTGGCGGCCCTTTGGGCCTTTTTGGTGTCCCTGCTCCACCGGAGAGGGGTGTGGGAGAGGGTCGCGCGCCAGCGCACCTGGAAGGCGGCCCTGGAGGCCTTCTCCTTCCGTCCCCTTTCCGCCCTTAGGTTCCTGGGGCTCTATGCGGTATATACGCTTTGGGGTTGCTCCTTGGGGAGAGGCTTTCTTCTCCCGAGGACCCCGCATCGTTTCCCCCGGACCTGGTGGGGGAGGCACCTGGTGGGGAAGGCGCTCAAAGAAGCCTTCGTTTCCTGGCGGCAACGCCTCTATCCCCCTGGCTTCGTCGGAGCTTAGGGGGTAAGGTCAATACCTACGTATTGAGGTTCTGTTGTAATCTGGATGCGAGGAGCCCGAGCGTGCGCTAAGAAAGGGGGAAACGATTCCGGTCTTTCCCCCGGCGCCGAAGGAGGTGGTGGCGCAGCTATGGCCATCTTCGGAAACTTAAGGGATATGCCCTTTCCCGACCTGGTGGGGATGCTCGGTCGGAGAAGCGGGGTGCTGGAGGTGTTCCACCTCCCAGGCCGCAAGGCGAGTTACATCATCGCCCTCGAGGGGGGAAAGGTGCTTTGGGTGAGGGAAGGGACGAAGGTCCTAGACCCGGTTCAGGCGCATTCCGCGCTCCAAGATCTTTTCCGCATGGAGGAGGGGGCTTTCGAGTTCACCCAAGGCACCCCGCCCCCGCCCCCGAACGGCCAGACCCTGGGTTGGCCCCTGGAGCGGATCCTCCTCGCCATGACCACCGTGGTGGATGAGCTGGCCGCCTATCGGCCCCACCTGCCCGATCCCAAGACCCGGTTCCAGGCGGTGGCCCTGGAGGTCTGGTTGGAGGAGCCCCTTTGGTCCTTCTGGGAGCGGGCCCGGCCCCTTCTAGCCCGGGGCGCTTCCGCCGAGGAGCTCGCCCAACGGCTGGGGCTTCCCGTGGACGAGGTGGCCTACTACCTGCACAAGCTGCGCCTGGCGGGCAAGGTCGCCCCGGTGAGGGCCTACCGGGAAACGCGGGCGGACGAGGAGAAACGGGGCCTTCTCCGCCGCCTCCTCGCCTCGCTCGTGGGGAGGCGGGGATGACGGGAAAGCCCCTGAAGCTCCTGGTGTCCGGCCCTGTGGGCGCCGGGAAAACCACCTTCATCCAGTCCCTTTCGGAGATCCCCGTGGTGGAAACCGACGAGTGGGCCTCGGAGGAAATCGGCAAGGCAAAGACCACGGTGGCCCTGGACTTCGGCCTCCTCACCCTGGACGGGGTGCCCATCTACCTCTTCGGCACCCCGGGGCAGGAGCGGTTTGACTTCATGTGGGACGTTCTGGTGGAGGGGGCCTTAGGTTTGGTGGTCTTGGTGTCGGGGGATAGCCCCAAGGACTTCCCCAAGGCCCGCCACGTTCTGGAGTACCTGACCTCCCGCCACCCCGTGCCCTTCGTGGTGGGGGTGACGCGGCAGGACCTTCCCAAAGTTTGGACCCCCGGGGAGGTGGCCGACTACTTTGGCCTCCCCCCCGAGCAGGTGGTGGGGATGAACGCCACAAGCCCCACCAGCGCCACCTTGGCCCTTATCCGCATCCTGGAACTGGTGACAGGGGAAAGGTGGCAAGGGGTCTGGTGAGACCAAGGAGGAGGTGGAGATGGAGAAGGATAGCGGGTTTTTCCAACGGTTGGCCCAGCGGGTGCTGGCGGAGATGCCTCCGGAGGACCGCTTCCGCGAGGCGGACGCCCGGGCCATGGCCCAGAACAAGGAGGCGCTCTTGGCCCTGACGGATGAACTCGTTCAGGCATTCTACGACACCCTTTTCGCCCATCCTCCCACCAAGGCGGTCTTCCGGGAGGGGGAGAGGCCTGAACGGGAGGAAACCTTGAGGCGGTGGTGGCAACGCGCGGTAGCGGGCCCTTTTGACCTGGACTACTGGGCCTGGCAGGCCTACGTGGGCCTCGCGCACGTGAAGCGGGGGGTGAGCAACCCCATGACGCTGGGACATACCGCATTCGTCGCCCGGTTTGTTTCGGAACGTGTGCCCGAGGTGGCCGGGGCCATCGCCCGCCTCATGACCACGGTAGCCGCCCTCATCGCCGAGGGCTACAAGGAAGTCTACCTGGAAGCGGCCCGGGACATCACGGGCCAGAGCCGGGAGCTTTTGGAACGGAGCGTGCGGATCTCCGTGGAGGAATTGCGATGACTACGAACCTCTTCAACCTAAGCCCAAGGGAGCAACAAGATTACCTGAAGCAACTGGCGGACCTCATGCAAGTGCTCTCTGACTGGGAGCTCTTGGCCTCCGTGCGCCAACAGGTGGAACCCCATTTCCCCGATGTAGCCGCCCGCATCGCCCAGCGCCTGCGGGAGCACCCCTTTACCCAGGAGACCCAGGATGTCACCCAGGCCCTTACCGCCATCGCCCAGGTGTACTTTTCCCATCCCACCTTGGATGCGGACTACCTGGAAAGGCGCGCCAGGGCAGGGAAGGCTTACTTGGAAGCGGGGTTTAGCCCCACCACCCTTGTGGGGGGCATTTACGGCCTGTGGGTGGACGAGTGGACCCGCACCTTCGCCGGGCTTTTCGCCCATGACCCCGAGCTACTGGCCCGTCTAACCCGAGCCCTCGCCCTCGTTTCCCTCTTTAACCTGGCCATCGTGGTCCAGCAGTACTCCTACGAAAGCGAGGTGCAGGCTCGGGAACTGGAAGAGCGTATCTTGGCGAGGTTCCTGCGCGCCACGGGTATCAGCCGCGAGCTTTACGAGCAAATGGCCAAAACAGCCGGAGAGGAGTGAGGCATGAGCCGTCAAGAAGAGCTGCAGTCGGTGGTTCGCTCCCTTAGACAAGCGGTCCCGGAACTCACGGGGGCCATGGTGGCCTCCACGGACGGCCTTTCCCTGGCCACGGACCTCCCCGAGGCGGAGGCCGCCCGGGCGGCGGCCATGGCGGCCACCGCTTTGGGGCTGGGCAAGCGCATCGCCCAAACCTCCGCCCTGGGGAGCTTGGAAGAGGTGGTGGTGCGGGGCCGGGAGGGGTACCTCGTGGTCTACGCCGCCGGGGACAAGGGGGTGCTGGCGGTCACCGCCCCCATGGGGGCCAACCTGGGCCTTATCCACCTGGAGGCCCGCCAGGTGGCGAGCCGGATCGCCCAGATCCTGGGGATAGGGCCCTGAACCCACTTGCTAAAATGAAAGCTGGCCGGGCAAGGCCTAGGCCCCTCGCAGATTTGACGCCTAGCTTTCCTAGAGTCTATGCGCACCGCCGCCCTCTTCCTCCACCTGATGCGCGCCCAGGACCTCCCCGAGCTCCACGCCCGTGCGGCGGAGGGGGCTATGGTCCACCTGGGGGCCGAGGGGGCGTACCTTCTTCGCTTGGAAGGGGGGCGGTACCGGGTGGTGGGGGCGGCGGGCAGCGCTGGGGTGGCCCGGGGCCTGCGCCTGCCCCCGGAGTGGGAGCCTCAGGAAGGGCCCACCCCGCCGCCTGGCCCCTTAGGCTTTTCCCCCGACGGGAGGGGAAGGATGGGCCACCTGGCCCGCTTCGGTTCCCTGGCCTTGGCCCTGGAAGGGGTACCTCCTTTGGGACCCGACGAGCGGGAGGTGGTGGAGGCCCTCTTGGAGGCGGTGGCCCTGCGGGAAAGCCGCATGGTGGGCCTGTCCACCCTGGAGGTTCTCCTCTCCCTCTCCCGGCGCCTGCGGCGGGGGGCATCCTTGGAGGAGGAGGTGCGGGGGGCTTTGGAGGAGCTTCTCCGGCACACGGGGTTGGAGGCGGGGGGGCTATTTCGTTTGGAGGGGGGCGTGTTCCAGCCTTGGGTTCTGGCGGGGAGCTACCCCTCGGGCTACCCGGAGCTCTACCGCCGCTACCCCGTGGCCTTGGGCATGGGGGCCATGGCGCTCCTTGTGGGGCGGGACTTCGCCGTGATTCCCGACTACCAGACTTTTCCCAAGGCGCTTCCTCCCATGCGGGGGGCGGGGTTGCGCACGGTGGTTTTGGCCCTTTTGGAGCGGGCGGGGAGGCCCTACGGGGCGCTAGCCCTTGTCAGCTTCACCCGGGCGGTGGAGGTTTCTCCGGAGGCGGTGGCGCTTTTGCGGGTGGCCCGGGAGGAGCTGGAGGGGTATTTGGAGAAGCGCCTGCAGGCAGAGGGGCTTTTGGAGGCTCTATCCGCCATCCTGGAGCGGTTGGACTACGAGACGGAGGGGCACATGCGGCGGGTGGCGGAGCTCGCCGTGGTCCTGGGGCGGGCGGCGGGGGTGGAGGATCTGGAGGACCTCCGCATTGGGGCCTACCTTCACGACCTGGGGAAGCTCTTTGTTCCCCGGGAGATTCTGGAGAAGGAGGCGCCCTTGGTGACCCTGGAGTGGCGGGTGGTGAAGAGCCACCCGGAGCTGGGGTACGAGGTTTTGTCCCGGGTGCCTTTCCTTTCCCCGAAGGCTCTGGAGGTGGTGTTGTACCACCACGAGCACTGGGACGGCACGGGTTACCCGAGGGGGCTCAAGGGGGAGGAGATCCCGTTGCACGCCCGGGTCTTCGCTGTGGCGGACGTGTGGGACGCTTTGGTGAGCGAGCGGCCTTACAAGCCGGCTTACGGGCCCAAGCGGGCGGAGGAAGAGCTCAGGGCCATGGCGGGGAAGAAGCTGGACCCGAAGTTGGTGGAGCTCTTTTTGGCTATGAACCCTATGATGAAAGAGGTGAAGGAGCGATGACGAGTCGGGATGCCCTGGAGATCCTTTTAGACGCCCCGGAGCTACCGGAGGAGAAACGGCAGGCTTTGGCGCAGGACTTGAAAGCGGTGGTGGCTCGTTACCTTCCTGGCCATCCGGTACGCTTGCTCTCGGGTGTGGACGAGCGGGACCGAAGGTGGCTTCGCTTGGTGATATAGTTGGGCTCTGTCCCTGAGCGTTCAGGTCCTTGAACCCCTTTATGTAGTAACTTTCT contains:
- a CDS encoding ABC transporter permease subunit, translated to MILPLALPGIAATAVYIFLTAWDELLFAQILTTEATATIPVGIRNFVGNFQNRYDLVMAAATVATLPVLFLFFLVQRWLIQGLTAGAVKG
- a CDS encoding transposase, with the translated sequence MRKAFKYRLYPTQPQAKDLERTLDLCRHLYNAALQERREAYKKAKRSVSFSEQTRWLPEIRAELPEYKRVHSQVLQDVLQRVERAFQGFFRRLKAKKGKAGYPRFKGKSRYDSFTFPQAYATGVKLQEGVKRVLIHGVGSVKVKLHRPLEGRIKTATIKREGDAWYIIFLCEVEPKPLPPSEEAVGIDLGTNPNFLVTSEGEEVKAPRYFQTTQEKLAKKQRALSRKKRGSYRYRKIREELAKLHRKIARQRLNFHHTVARSLVNRYGTIVHEDLNIQGLSRSPLAKGVLDAGWAQFLQILAYKAEEAGRRVIGVDPKHTSQDCPKCGHREKRPLWVREYTCPACGTLLHRDVAAARNILAKAWTGPSGMVEAFSPT
- a CDS encoding sugar ABC transporter permease, producing the protein MSAWSRFWHRYGLAYLFVGPALLGMILVHYGPMLQGIYMGFLDLRLATLRQYLAAPFVGLENYREILFDPQSTFRTGFLYAVRTTLLYALAVNALTLTLGLLFAHVLNRPLLLRGLWRTLFLLPWVVPSYVVGLLWGFMWLKNGVINTLLVDVLHLLPEKPHWLIGPLTFVAIVLPTVWRSWPFVMVTYLAALQTVPQELYEAAKVDGATPWQRFRHITWPLLRPVTAILLLYGLLGTLYSFNIVYMMFGHGAGYPGEWGDLLMTNLFRNTFGMWNFGLGAAASTLYMLLTLGLILFWYRVFREDLKAR
- a CDS encoding sugar ABC transporter substrate-binding protein — translated: MWKKALSSLFLVLSFGLAQRTLEVWIMPNSGQPAEDFKALVAPFERANNVEVKVTVLDWGVAWTRITAAATSGVGPDITQLGTTWVGAISAMGVLEPLDDVLQALGGREAYLPAVWNTTRLAGSARATALPWFSELRAFYYRTDALRAAGVNPSQMFANWQNFEAGLARLAASSFTDPETKGRLAPLCTPGKNSWDVLHNAAPWIWGAGGDIVRQAQGRWQSALSTPESLQGLYFFLSLAQKGYVPAESLEKNTAQIEADFQAGKCAVFASGPWMIQRAQVPEARGGFAERVAAKNMGVAPYPAGPKGRYTFFGGSNLALFSFSKNKELAKELLKYLGSPEAQVSYARMSGMLPALRTAWNAPEVQGNPLMRVFVQAAQFGRTYPTLAGWGGVENLAVQHLGMAWDLVAQKRLTQEALKDLMDKASTAINGALR
- a CDS encoding LacI family DNA-binding transcriptional regulator — its product is MTRTHPTIAEVARRAGVSPATVSRVLNGTARVSREKVRAVLQAIEELGYTPSPLAQSLAKGRSYAVGILLPDFGSPFYGPILEAITLELEPTPFRPIAVPGHWSLVRELEALDFLKGHRVEAVVLLGTSLEESALEPLGVPVLAFGQSLLGPKIWSLVLDNREAAYRATRYLLEKGHRRIAHISSHRGGLDVRERLLGYRKAMRELGLAPRVVYGNLQEDGGYEAARELLARFPDTTAIFAANDQTAIGARLYLFERGLSVPEDLSLVGFDDIPLAAYQIPPLTTVRQPAREVGRALAQALKDLLQGETPSLSPISLQLVERASVKEVRA
- a CDS encoding alkaline phosphatase, whose amino-acid sequence is MKRRDLLKGSILAGTLAFLPRGVAQGAPQNAPSLGRRYRNLIVFVYDGFSWEDYAVAQAYARRRQGRVLALERLLARYPNGLVNTYSLTSYVTESSAAANAMSTGVKTVNGGLAIHADGTPLKPFFAAAKEAGKAVGLVTTTTVTHATPAGFVISNRDRNAEAQIAEQYLGFGAEVYLGGGDRFFNPEKRQDKKDLYAAFAQAGYGVVRSLEELARTNASKLLGVFSDSHVPYEVDRRFQGLKVPSLKEMVQAALPRLASYRNGFVLQVEAGRIDHANHINDPAAVLWDVLAADETLELLTAFVDQHPDTLLILVSDHATGTGALYGAGRSYLESSQGIDLLEAQRASFEYMRRQLGASPDAAQVKEAYRAMKGVVLTDEEAERVVRALRDRVPWPEGVRQGVQPDNTMAWAMVQRNAAKPDRPNFGYNSGQHTASPVVLALYGQGLRLVSLGLVDNTHVFRLMGEALGIRYQNPVMSEEEALEVLKARPQGARHPEDVWA
- a CDS encoding DUF4388 domain-containing protein: MAIFGNLRDMPFPDLVGMLGRRSGVLEVFHLPGRKASYIIALEGGKVLWVREGTKVLDPVQAHSALQDLFRMEEGAFEFTQGTPPPPPNGQTLGWPLERILLAMTTVVDELAAYRPHLPDPKTRFQAVALEVWLEEPLWSFWERARPLLARGASAEELAQRLGLPVDEVAYYLHKLRLAGKVAPVRAYRETRADEEKRGLLRRLLASLVGRRG